The Salinibacterium sp. M195 genome includes a window with the following:
- a CDS encoding malate:quinone oxidoreductase, giving the protein MNKTVDVALIGGGIMSATLGTLLKQLQPDWDIQIFERLGDLAQESSNPWNNAGTGHSALCELNYTPQKSDGSIEISSAVKVNEQFQVSRQFWSYLVNEGALPEPSSFINPTPHMSFVWGETNVEYLRKRFDALKDHPLFAGMEYSEDPAVIHGWAPLMMPGRRKAEPVAATHIPSGTDVDFGALSHFLVNNLVESGAALNTGILVTNLKKQRDGLWKIKLRHDIGSTPVEPVTARFVFVGAGGYALNLLQKSGIKEIRGFGGFPVSGEFLRTDNPEIVAAHSAKVYGKAAVGSPPMSVPHLDLRVVDGQGSLMFGPYAGFSPKFLKTGSVLDLFASIRWHNLFPMVAAGLSNLSLVKYLVGQLMASPETKFDELKAFVPNANPEDWYRITAGQRVQVMKKDPKKIGVLQFGTEVVTSADGSIAGLLGASPGASTAVPIMLGLVEKCFPERMDDWRPKIEKMIPSFGQQLSDSPELARETLATTAKALHIHA; this is encoded by the coding sequence GTGAACAAAACCGTCGACGTCGCGCTTATCGGCGGCGGAATCATGAGTGCCACCCTGGGAACGCTGTTGAAGCAATTGCAGCCTGACTGGGACATCCAAATCTTCGAGCGTCTTGGCGATCTCGCCCAGGAAAGCTCGAACCCTTGGAACAACGCTGGCACCGGACATTCCGCGCTGTGCGAGCTCAATTACACCCCGCAAAAGAGCGATGGCTCTATCGAAATTTCGAGTGCGGTGAAGGTGAACGAGCAATTCCAAGTTTCGCGGCAGTTCTGGTCGTATCTCGTGAATGAGGGTGCACTGCCCGAGCCGAGCTCGTTCATCAATCCGACACCGCACATGAGTTTCGTGTGGGGGGAGACAAACGTCGAGTACCTGCGCAAGCGGTTTGACGCGCTCAAGGATCACCCGCTGTTCGCTGGCATGGAGTACAGCGAGGATCCCGCAGTTATCCATGGCTGGGCACCTCTCATGATGCCAGGTCGCCGCAAGGCGGAGCCTGTCGCAGCCACTCATATCCCCTCGGGAACCGACGTCGATTTCGGTGCGCTGTCTCACTTTCTCGTTAACAACTTGGTGGAGTCGGGTGCCGCGCTCAATACAGGCATTCTGGTGACTAACCTCAAGAAGCAGCGTGATGGCCTGTGGAAGATTAAGCTCCGTCACGATATCGGTAGCACTCCGGTCGAACCTGTCACTGCGCGTTTTGTCTTCGTCGGTGCTGGCGGCTACGCCCTCAACCTGTTGCAGAAGTCAGGGATCAAAGAGATTCGTGGTTTCGGCGGCTTCCCCGTGAGCGGCGAATTCTTGCGCACTGACAACCCGGAGATCGTGGCTGCCCACAGCGCCAAGGTTTACGGCAAGGCTGCTGTTGGTTCGCCGCCGATGTCTGTACCTCACCTCGACCTTCGTGTTGTTGATGGTCAGGGCAGTCTCATGTTCGGCCCTTACGCGGGATTCAGCCCGAAGTTCTTGAAGACAGGTTCAGTTCTCGATCTGTTCGCGTCGATCCGGTGGCACAACCTCTTTCCGATGGTTGCCGCCGGACTCAGTAATCTTTCGCTCGTGAAGTATCTGGTGGGGCAGCTTATGGCAAGCCCCGAGACCAAATTCGACGAACTCAAGGCTTTCGTTCCGAACGCGAATCCTGAAGACTGGTACCGCATTACCGCTGGCCAGCGTGTTCAGGTGATGAAGAAAGACCCGAAGAAGATCGGCGTGTTGCAGTTTGGTACAGAAGTGGTGACGTCTGCTGACGGCAGCATCGCAGGTCTATTGGGGGCATCGCCCGGAGCTTCCACGGCTGTTCCGATCATGCTGGGACTGGTCGAGAAGTGCTTCCCGGAGCGCATGGATGACTGGCGTCCGAAGATCGAAAAAATGATCCCGAGCTTCGGCCAGCAGCTTTCCGATTCGCCCGAACTGGCGCGCGAGACTCTCGCCACGACCGCGAAAGCGCTGCACATTCACGCTTAG
- a CDS encoding SGNH/GDSL hydrolase family protein, giving the protein MKFNSVTRTIAATVMVAAAIGLTACSTAVSSDVRDPDATRVAFYGDSYTLGTGASSSNNRWSTVVSKQRGWSEFNPSVNGLGFINNRGNFADGDLPSLIIADDPDIVFVTMGLNDNFSFDSRSDDIRTQITEDFTRLTTALPDARFIVVEPFWYTDERPASVETIIGWVEDAAASIGADYIPDASHWIEGHPEWMASDGLHPNDDGYAAMAREMDQALRTLGLSQKAKVEL; this is encoded by the coding sequence ATGAAGTTCAACTCTGTCACCCGCACGATTGCCGCGACCGTCATGGTCGCGGCGGCTATAGGGCTGACCGCCTGCAGCACCGCGGTCTCGTCGGACGTCCGCGATCCTGATGCCACTCGTGTCGCCTTCTACGGTGATTCGTACACTCTCGGCACCGGCGCAAGCTCGTCAAACAACCGATGGTCGACAGTGGTGAGCAAGCAGAGGGGCTGGAGTGAGTTCAACCCGAGCGTGAACGGTCTCGGTTTCATCAATAATCGCGGTAATTTCGCAGACGGCGATCTGCCGAGTCTGATCATCGCCGATGATCCGGATATCGTGTTCGTCACGATGGGCCTCAACGACAACTTCAGTTTCGATTCACGGTCGGATGACATCCGCACGCAGATCACCGAGGATTTCACTCGGTTGACTACAGCGCTACCGGATGCGCGTTTCATTGTTGTTGAGCCGTTCTGGTACACGGATGAGCGCCCCGCGTCGGTCGAAACAATCATCGGCTGGGTGGAAGATGCGGCAGCGAGCATCGGGGCGGACTATATTCCGGATGCCTCGCACTGGATTGAGGGCCACCCTGAGTGGATGGCCAGTGACGGGCTGCATCCCAACGATGATGGTTACGCCGCGATGGCAAGAGAGATGGATCAGGCTCTTCGCACTTTGGGGCTCTCACAGAAGGCTAAAGTGGAGTTGTGA
- a CDS encoding SGNH/GDSL hydrolase family protein, translating to MKLDSVARTLVATVVVAATLGLMGCASVSASGEPVIVTAADAEGLHVAFYGDSYTRGTGATAEELRWSTVLSEQHGWSEFNPSVSGLGFMRNRAVFGDGDLPSFIIGDDPEVVIVTMGLNDNFTFDTYAAELPGQILSDLERIAEELPDAQLIVVEPFWYKAQRPASVELIISWVHDAATEVGADYIPDASYWLAGHPEWMASDNLHPNDAGHAAIAAQMHLALRKFGL from the coding sequence ATGAAACTCGACTCTGTAGCTCGCACGCTCGTTGCGACCGTTGTGGTTGCGGCGACCCTCGGGCTGATGGGCTGTGCGAGTGTGTCAGCCTCGGGGGAGCCAGTCATTGTCACTGCCGCTGATGCCGAAGGTCTTCACGTTGCTTTTTACGGCGACTCCTACACCCGAGGAACTGGCGCAACCGCGGAGGAACTTCGGTGGTCAACCGTGCTCAGCGAGCAGCATGGGTGGAGCGAATTCAATCCCAGCGTCAGCGGTCTCGGGTTCATGAGAAATCGAGCGGTATTTGGCGATGGGGATCTTCCGAGTTTCATTATTGGGGACGATCCAGAGGTCGTTATCGTCACGATGGGGCTCAACGACAACTTCACTTTTGATACTTATGCGGCTGAGCTTCCCGGTCAGATACTGAGCGATCTCGAGCGAATAGCTGAGGAGCTTCCGGATGCCCAGCTCATCGTTGTTGAGCCATTTTGGTACAAGGCACAACGCCCGGCCTCGGTTGAGCTAATAATTTCGTGGGTGCACGACGCTGCGACCGAAGTCGGTGCCGATTACATTCCCGATGCGTCATATTGGCTTGCCGGACATCCAGAGTGGATGGCCAGCGATAATCTTCACCCGAATGATGCTGGTCACGCCGCCATTGCCGCTCAGATGCATCTGGCGCTCCGCAAGTTCGGGCTTTAG
- a CDS encoding aspartate-semialdehyde dehydrogenase, protein MGNAGVRIGVVGATGQVGTVVRRLLEERDFPVAQIRFFASARSAGTTLPFKGEQITVEDASVADPAGLDIAIFSAGATTSLAQAPRFAAAGVTVIDNSSGWRMDPEVPLVVSEVNPHAIDQAVKGIIANPNCTTMAAMPVLKVLDAEAGLERLIVSTYQAVSGAGLAGGEELLEQAAAAVAQNTIGLVEDGAAVTMPAPNKFPKNIAFNVVPLAGSIVDDGLNETDEEKKLRNESRKILELPGLLVSGTCVRVPVFTGHSLSINVEFAKPLSPERATELLADAPGVCLSDIPTPLDAAGADPSFVGRIRADEGVPNGRGLALFVSNDNLRKGAALNAVQIAELVAAKIAPKVSA, encoded by the coding sequence ATGGGTAACGCGGGCGTCCGTATTGGTGTTGTTGGTGCAACAGGTCAGGTCGGCACTGTTGTGCGCCGTCTGCTTGAGGAACGCGACTTTCCGGTAGCGCAGATTCGTTTCTTCGCCTCGGCGCGCAGTGCGGGCACAACGCTGCCGTTCAAGGGCGAGCAGATCACTGTTGAAGATGCGTCTGTTGCTGATCCCGCCGGGCTCGACATTGCGATCTTTTCGGCTGGTGCCACAACGTCGTTGGCGCAGGCTCCGCGTTTTGCCGCTGCCGGTGTCACGGTCATCGACAACTCGTCGGGCTGGCGCATGGACCCTGAGGTTCCTCTCGTCGTGAGCGAGGTCAATCCGCACGCGATCGACCAGGCGGTCAAGGGAATCATCGCGAACCCGAATTGCACCACCATGGCCGCGATGCCGGTGCTAAAGGTTCTGGATGCCGAGGCTGGTCTCGAGCGCTTGATCGTCAGCACCTACCAGGCTGTGTCTGGCGCGGGTCTCGCCGGGGGAGAAGAGCTGCTCGAGCAGGCGGCTGCTGCGGTGGCGCAAAACACGATCGGTCTCGTCGAAGACGGTGCTGCCGTCACGATGCCCGCGCCCAATAAGTTTCCCAAGAACATTGCTTTCAACGTTGTGCCTCTCGCGGGAAGCATTGTCGATGACGGACTCAACGAGACCGACGAAGAGAAGAAGCTGCGCAACGAGAGCCGCAAGATTCTCGAACTTCCTGGTCTGCTCGTGAGCGGCACCTGTGTGCGCGTTCCCGTCTTCACCGGTCACTCACTCTCCATCAACGTGGAGTTTGCGAAACCCCTCAGCCCTGAGCGTGCCACGGAGCTGTTGGCGGATGCTCCCGGCGTTTGCCTTAGCGACATTCCCACACCACTTGATGCTGCGGGTGCTGACCCGAGCTTCGTTGGTCGCATCCGTGCTGATGAGGGTGTGCCGAACGGTCGCGGCCTCGCGCTGTTCGTCAGTAATGACAACTTGCGCAAGGGGGCGGCTCTCAATGCTGTTCAGATTGCTGAGCTCGTTGCCGCCAAGATCGCCCCGAAGGTTTCGGCCTAA
- a CDS encoding aspartate kinase yields MSLIVQKFGGSSVADAESIKRVAKRIVETRKAGNDVVVVVSAMGDTTDELFDLAAQVVPVPAGRELDMLLTAGERISMALLAMAIKSLGVDARSYTGSQAGMVTDAQHGAARIVEVSPRRVREALDDGAIAIVAGFQGFNRGTGDITTLGRGGSDTTAVALAAALGAETCEIYTDVDGIFTADPRIVKSAGKVNVVTCEEMLELAAAGAKVLDVRAVEYARRHGVTIHVRSSFNNNPGTLVVNLKDGESVEESIITGVASDLSEAKITVVGVPDVPGKAAQIFTIVASADANIDMIVQNVSAASTGRTDISFTLKKSDAEDVLRALTFRQDEVGFESLQHDDQIGKLSVVGGGMRTNAGVSARLFTALFEAGINMEMISTSEIRISVVTRADTVAEAVRVVHTAFGLDGDEEAVVHAGTGR; encoded by the coding sequence ATGAGCCTCATCGTTCAGAAGTTCGGTGGCTCATCCGTTGCCGACGCTGAGAGTATTAAGCGCGTCGCCAAGCGCATCGTCGAAACCCGCAAAGCCGGTAACGACGTTGTCGTTGTCGTTTCGGCGATGGGCGACACCACCGACGAACTATTCGACCTCGCCGCCCAGGTGGTTCCCGTTCCTGCCGGTCGTGAACTCGACATGTTGCTTACTGCCGGTGAGCGAATCTCGATGGCTCTCTTAGCGATGGCGATCAAAAGCTTGGGCGTAGACGCCCGCAGTTACACGGGCAGTCAGGCCGGGATGGTCACGGATGCTCAGCACGGGGCTGCACGCATCGTTGAGGTTTCCCCCCGTCGCGTTCGCGAAGCCCTTGACGACGGCGCTATCGCGATTGTCGCTGGCTTCCAAGGGTTCAACCGGGGCACAGGAGACATTACGACCCTCGGTCGCGGTGGATCTGACACCACAGCGGTCGCACTCGCCGCTGCTCTCGGCGCTGAAACGTGCGAGATTTACACTGACGTAGACGGAATCTTTACCGCTGACCCCCGCATCGTGAAGTCGGCAGGCAAGGTCAATGTCGTCACGTGCGAAGAAATGTTGGAGCTTGCTGCGGCAGGCGCAAAGGTGCTCGATGTTCGTGCGGTTGAATATGCACGCCGACACGGGGTAACAATTCACGTGCGGTCATCGTTCAACAACAACCCGGGCACGTTAGTGGTCAATCTGAAGGATGGAGAGAGCGTGGAAGAGTCAATCATCACAGGTGTCGCCTCTGATCTCAGCGAAGCAAAGATCACCGTGGTTGGGGTTCCTGACGTGCCAGGCAAGGCCGCGCAGATCTTCACGATTGTGGCCTCAGCCGATGCGAACATCGACATGATCGTGCAGAACGTTTCTGCAGCATCCACGGGTCGAACCGACATTTCTTTCACTTTGAAAAAGTCGGATGCCGAAGACGTGCTGCGTGCGCTGACCTTCCGTCAAGACGAAGTTGGCTTCGAGTCGCTGCAGCACGATGATCAGATCGGCAAGCTTTCGGTTGTTGGTGGCGGTATGCGCACTAACGCGGGAGTTTCCGCGCGATTGTTTACTGCACTGTTTGAGGCCGGTATCAACATGGAAATGATCTCCACGAGTGAGATTCGCATTTCGGTGGTGACGCGGGCCGACACTGTTGCTGAGGCTGTGCGCGTTGTTCATACCGCGTTCGGGCTTGATGGTGATGAAGAGGCTGTAGTTCACGCCGGCACTGGCCGCTAA
- the recR gene encoding recombination mediator RecR, translating to MYDGIVQELIDELGRLPGIGPKSAQRIAFHILQTESFDVRRLAELLNDIRDKVHFCAICGNVTEHETCSICRDPRRSPSSICVVEEAKDVVAIERTREFHGLYHVLGGAISPIDGIGPDQLRIKQLLGRLADGVVTEVIIATDPNLEGEATATYLTRLLVQPNLRISRLASGLPVGGDLEYADEVTLGRAFEGRRTVEH from the coding sequence GTGTACGACGGAATTGTTCAAGAACTGATCGACGAACTCGGTCGGCTGCCCGGCATTGGGCCGAAGTCTGCTCAGCGCATCGCGTTCCACATTTTGCAGACCGAGAGCTTTGACGTCCGTCGACTTGCAGAACTGCTCAACGACATCCGCGACAAGGTCCATTTTTGTGCGATTTGCGGCAACGTGACTGAGCACGAAACCTGCTCAATTTGTCGTGACCCTCGCCGCTCACCCTCCTCGATCTGTGTGGTCGAAGAGGCCAAAGACGTCGTCGCCATCGAGCGCACTCGCGAATTCCACGGGCTGTATCATGTACTTGGTGGAGCTATCAGCCCCATCGACGGAATCGGTCCAGACCAGTTGCGCATCAAGCAACTCTTAGGCCGGTTGGCTGACGGTGTCGTCACAGAAGTCATCATCGCGACCGACCCCAATCTCGAAGGTGAAGCAACCGCTACCTACCTGACGCGGCTTCTGGTTCAGCCCAACCTTCGAATTTCGCGCCTCGCATCGGGTCTCCCGGTCGGTGGAGATTTGGAATATGCCGACGAAGTCACGCTTGGGCGGGCCTTCGAAGGCCGCCGAACTGTCGAACATTAG
- a CDS encoding DNA polymerase III subunit gamma and tau, with amino-acid sequence MVAALYRRYRPETFAELIGQSQVTDPLRTALRTDRVNHAYLFSGPRGCGKTTSARILARCLNCAEGPTDTPCGVCPSCVELSRDGGGSLDVVEIDAASHNGVDDARDLRERAVFAPARDRFKIFILDEAHMVTPQGFNAMLKIVEEPPEHVKFIFATTEPDKVIGTIRSRTHHYPFRLVPPAQMLDYVQQLSESEKVEVEPGVLPLVVRAGGGSVRDTLSLLDQLIAGSDTAMVGYERAVALLGYTHAELLDEVIDALGSGDAAAAFSSVDRVIQTGQDPRRFVEDLLERMRDLIVVAATAANAASVLRGIPQDQLERMAQQAHTLGAAELSRAADVVNAALSDMTGATSPRLHLELMIARILVPASDNTQRGALARVERLERRIGIEGDGSLAATSTAAPSAVPTTASTMPIPATQSNPATTAIPDTQSATVSPTARAESSPSVSPPHAPAPTAAVREPTATGTELSTPAAAPRTTPVSIQQVKDSWPEILDVVQKLKRTAWMVVFTAKPLELRDDKILVLSFPSERDVEALKQRSAPGEGVGDYLKKAFVHVLGFEPALMARVEGTNAAPPASPAPASPAPASPPPSRPEQSSEPAAPTSSQQAPPAADEVPEPEEPAPAEDRESGGWAVAAIPESDPEPDGDSAAARGSAIAQQAAKKPTSERLAEAAASAPPAPPESLAKAAMSVTAAKMDRSRYGESVVRELLNATFIEEQQVEPRVVPQPRDE; translated from the coding sequence GTGGTTGCTGCCCTATATCGCCGATACCGGCCCGAGACTTTTGCTGAACTCATCGGGCAGTCTCAAGTGACGGATCCGCTGCGCACAGCGTTGCGTACCGACCGCGTTAATCACGCTTACCTCTTTAGCGGGCCGCGTGGGTGCGGCAAGACAACATCGGCCCGAATATTGGCGCGCTGCTTGAACTGCGCAGAAGGTCCGACTGACACGCCCTGTGGCGTTTGCCCATCGTGCGTCGAGCTTTCTCGCGACGGCGGCGGATCGCTCGATGTTGTCGAAATTGACGCGGCAAGCCACAACGGTGTCGATGATGCTCGTGATTTGCGTGAGCGTGCCGTGTTCGCCCCTGCGCGCGACCGCTTCAAAATTTTCATTCTCGATGAAGCGCACATGGTGACGCCTCAAGGCTTCAACGCGATGCTCAAGATAGTGGAAGAGCCGCCGGAGCACGTGAAGTTCATCTTCGCGACCACCGAACCAGACAAGGTGATTGGCACGATTCGTTCGCGCACCCATCACTACCCCTTCCGCTTGGTGCCGCCGGCACAAATGCTTGACTACGTTCAGCAGCTCTCAGAGAGCGAGAAGGTAGAAGTCGAGCCCGGTGTTCTTCCTCTCGTTGTGCGTGCCGGTGGAGGATCAGTTCGTGACACTCTCTCGCTGCTCGACCAACTGATCGCTGGCTCCGACACAGCAATGGTCGGTTACGAGCGAGCCGTTGCTCTGCTCGGCTACACCCACGCCGAGCTGCTCGATGAAGTCATCGATGCGCTCGGCTCTGGCGATGCCGCCGCAGCGTTCTCGTCGGTTGATCGGGTTATCCAAACCGGGCAAGATCCACGGCGCTTCGTAGAAGATCTTCTTGAGCGGATGCGCGACCTGATCGTTGTTGCGGCCACCGCTGCCAATGCGGCATCCGTCTTGCGCGGCATCCCTCAGGACCAGCTTGAACGAATGGCGCAACAGGCGCACACCCTTGGTGCTGCCGAACTTTCTCGAGCGGCCGACGTCGTCAATGCGGCGCTGTCAGACATGACAGGCGCTACCTCGCCACGATTGCATCTTGAACTGATGATCGCGCGCATTCTGGTGCCGGCAAGCGACAACACTCAGCGCGGAGCCCTCGCCAGAGTTGAACGGCTCGAACGCCGCATCGGCATCGAAGGTGACGGGTCGTTGGCTGCGACGTCGACGGCTGCGCCCTCAGCAGTGCCGACTACCGCTTCGACAATGCCGATCCCGGCCACACAATCTAACCCGGCCACAACGGCGATCCCGGACACCCAGTCGGCCACGGTAAGCCCAACAGCTCGCGCCGAGTCGTCGCCGTCGGTTTCGCCTCCGCACGCCCCCGCTCCTACCGCTGCCGTAAGGGAACCGACGGCAACCGGCACTGAGCTTTCGACGCCGGCGGCCGCGCCACGCACCACTCCGGTCTCGATTCAACAGGTCAAAGACTCGTGGCCCGAAATTCTTGATGTCGTACAAAAGCTCAAGCGCACCGCCTGGATGGTCGTTTTCACCGCCAAGCCGCTCGAACTTCGTGATGACAAAATTTTGGTGCTCTCGTTCCCTAGCGAGCGTGACGTCGAAGCACTCAAGCAGCGCAGTGCACCAGGCGAAGGCGTCGGAGACTACCTCAAGAAAGCCTTCGTGCACGTGCTCGGCTTCGAACCAGCGCTCATGGCGCGGGTGGAAGGCACGAACGCTGCCCCGCCAGCGAGCCCGGCGCCAGCGAGTCCGGCGCCAGCGAGCCCGCCGCCATCGCGCCCAGAGCAGTCGAGCGAACCAGCCGCTCCGACTTCGAGTCAACAGGCCCCGCCCGCCGCAGACGAGGTCCCAGAACCCGAGGAGCCTGCGCCGGCCGAAGATCGCGAATCTGGCGGCTGGGCTGTAGCAGCGATTCCCGAGTCGGATCCAGAGCCTGACGGTGATTCAGCCGCGGCACGAGGAAGCGCCATCGCGCAGCAAGCGGCAAAGAAGCCCACGTCTGAGCGGCTAGCGGAAGCCGCCGCCTCCGCACCACCAGCTCCGCCAGAGTCTTTAGCGAAAGCAGCAATGTCTGTAACAGCGGCCAAGATGGACCGCTCCCGCTACGGAGAATCAGTAGTGCGCGAACTATTGAACGCCACCTTCATTGAAGAGCAACAGGTTGAGCCGCGAGTAGTGCCCCAGCCAAGAGATGAGTAG